One Planctomycetaceae bacterium DNA window includes the following coding sequences:
- a CDS encoding fumarylacetoacetate hydrolase family protein gives MTARFLAAAVLSVLLTATGNSDTQAADEPAKDGTMKFARFRINDHTAFGIVEGDSVRELSGSIFGEWSKTDTVHSLSDVRLLVPTQPKHVFAMAGNYKSHLNDAEIPPLFRIPQPFFKSPSSLVRHEGNIVLPKNATEEVHFEAEMVVVIGKRAKDVSKEEALDYVLGVTCGNDVSERFWQNDENHKDVQWWRAKGADTFGPCGPFIVSGLNYDDLLLTLRLNGEVKQEERTSQMIHDVATQISFITQHVTLLPGDLIFTGTSGTTSALHAGDVVEVELEGVGILRNKVVAEK, from the coding sequence ATGACTGCACGATTTCTTGCCGCTGCTGTTTTGTCCGTTTTGTTGACAGCGACCGGTAATTCCGACACTCAGGCGGCCGATGAGCCGGCAAAGGACGGTACGATGAAATTCGCGCGATTCCGAATTAACGACCACACAGCATTTGGAATCGTCGAAGGCGACAGCGTGCGTGAACTGTCCGGCTCGATCTTCGGGGAATGGTCAAAGACCGACACCGTGCATTCTTTGTCCGACGTCCGATTGCTGGTGCCGACACAGCCAAAGCACGTGTTTGCGATGGCCGGCAACTACAAGAGCCATCTGAACGACGCGGAGATTCCGCCGCTGTTTCGGATTCCGCAGCCGTTCTTCAAGAGCCCGTCGTCGCTGGTCCGGCACGAAGGGAACATCGTGCTGCCGAAGAACGCGACAGAAGAGGTTCACTTTGAAGCCGAAATGGTGGTCGTCATCGGAAAGCGGGCGAAAGATGTGTCAAAGGAAGAGGCGCTCGACTACGTGCTGGGAGTCACCTGCGGCAACGATGTCAGCGAACGCTTCTGGCAAAACGACGAGAATCACAAAGACGTTCAGTGGTGGCGCGCCAAGGGAGCTGACACGTTTGGACCCTGCGGCCCGTTCATCGTCAGCGGCCTGAACTACGACGACCTGCTCCTGACATTGCGGCTGAATGGTGAGGTGAAGCAGGAGGAACGCACCAGTCAGATGATCCACGACGTGGCAACGCAGATCAGCTTCATCACGCAGCATGTCACGCTGCTGCCCGGCGACCTGATCTTTACCGGTACCAGCGGGACAACGTCGGCTCTTCACGCCGGCGATGTCGTGGAAGTGGAACTCGAAGGCGTGGGAATCCTGCGCAACAAGGTTGTCGCCGAAAAGTAG
- a CDS encoding alpha/beta hydrolase-fold protein, with protein MFKGIRTRIFGPDHSADADPHSAVSASGSHALCRWSTLQIDGRRVDVFDPPDDAPLSGCVLFLHGHGRVMLKENSVFSELFERHRLAAVCPDSGRSWWMDRICPEFDPQQTPHQWLLDGIVPLIKNRWGIVPPNVGLLGVSMGGQGALQVAFRHARLFPVVAAISPTVNFHQLYGAGLTLDEMYASAEEARQDTVVLNLHPLAWPRHQFFCCDPADQDWFEGCALLAMKLSSSGILHERDLETSAGGHTWDYFNHMADAAVSHIVAGLTRSD; from the coding sequence ATGTTCAAAGGAATCAGGACACGGATCTTCGGACCAGATCACTCCGCTGATGCCGATCCTCATTCAGCGGTTTCGGCTTCCGGTTCCCATGCGCTGTGTCGATGGAGCACGCTGCAGATTGACGGTCGGCGAGTCGACGTGTTTGATCCGCCCGACGATGCTCCGCTGTCCGGCTGTGTCTTGTTTCTGCATGGGCACGGACGCGTCATGCTTAAGGAAAACAGTGTCTTCAGCGAACTGTTTGAACGCCATCGCCTTGCCGCGGTCTGCCCGGATAGCGGACGGTCGTGGTGGATGGACCGCATCTGTCCAGAATTCGATCCGCAGCAGACGCCGCATCAATGGCTGCTGGACGGCATCGTTCCGCTGATTAAGAACCGCTGGGGGATCGTTCCGCCGAACGTCGGACTGTTGGGGGTGAGCATGGGAGGCCAGGGAGCGCTGCAGGTTGCCTTTCGTCATGCGAGGCTGTTTCCGGTCGTTGCGGCGATCTCACCGACCGTCAACTTCCACCAGCTTTACGGTGCCGGTTTGACGCTGGACGAAATGTATGCCAGCGCCGAAGAAGCTCGGCAGGACACAGTGGTTCTGAATCTGCACCCGCTGGCCTGGCCGCGGCACCAGTTCTTTTGCTGCGATCCGGCGGATCAGGACTGGTTTGAAGGCTGTGCGCTGCTGGCGATGAAGCTGTCGTCATCCGGAATTCTGCACGAACGTGACCTGGAGACATCCGCCGGAGGCCACACCTGGGACTACTTCAATCACATGGCCGACGCTGCCGTGAGTCACATTGTTGCCGGACTGACGCGGTCTGACTGA
- a CDS encoding response regulator transcription factor — protein MISKNDRSEQQQETLAVNSVFQTQRRVLIIDDHALVRDGVRLRVESDPRYLVCGEAADTAEALELVAALNPDMAIVDISLKTGNGLDLVKRMLSVRPQLLVVVCSMHDDLIYAERALRAGARGYVNKNRSSTDLMEAIRTVFDGRLFACDEVVQRMLIRSGGRKSDSKDDDSPVDRLTDRELEVLERIGRGHAVGQIASELHLSPKTVETYRDRVRTKLNIDSAHELQHFAFRWVSEHNE, from the coding sequence ATGATTTCCAAGAACGACCGGTCTGAACAGCAGCAGGAGACACTCGCCGTGAACAGCGTGTTTCAGACTCAGCGACGGGTTCTCATCATCGACGACCACGCTCTTGTGCGGGACGGCGTCCGCCTGCGCGTCGAAAGTGATCCACGATATCTTGTCTGCGGTGAAGCAGCCGATACGGCGGAAGCGCTGGAGTTGGTCGCCGCGCTTAATCCGGATATGGCAATCGTCGACATTTCTCTGAAGACAGGCAACGGTCTGGATCTCGTCAAACGCATGCTGTCGGTTCGGCCGCAACTGTTGGTCGTGGTGTGCTCGATGCACGACGACCTGATCTACGCCGAACGCGCATTGCGCGCGGGAGCTCGCGGGTACGTCAACAAGAACCGTTCCTCAACAGACCTGATGGAAGCGATCAGGACTGTGTTCGACGGCCGTCTGTTCGCCTGCGATGAAGTCGTGCAGCGAATGCTGATTCGCAGCGGAGGACGCAAGTCGGACAGCAAAGACGATGATTCACCCGTTGACCGCCTGACGGATCGCGAACTGGAAGTCCTGGAACGGATCGGCAGAGGTCACGCCGTGGGCCAGATTGCATCGGAACTGCACCTGAGTCCCAAAACCGTCGAAACCTACCGCGACCGCGTCCGAACGAAACTGAATATCGATTCCGCTCACGAGCTGCAGCATTTCGCGTTTCGATGGGTGAGTGAGCACAACGAATAG
- a CDS encoding DUF4080 domain-containing protein — MCADRGTGVVPAAKDSDAAVRYDPGMSEIVITTLNARYQHSSFGLRYLLANMGDLQSRTTMLEFGIGDLTVDVLDSLLAGEPRIVGVGVYIWNVEPVTKLVRDLKRLRPDIIIVAGGPEVSYEMDDQPIVRAADFVITGEADLAFPELCRQLLTGRRPLQKIIAAQTPALTDVQLPYDLYSDEDIANRVIYVEVSRGCPFRCEFCLSALEIPVRLFGVDAFLSAMQTLLDRGARRFKFVDRTFNLNVRISQAILQFFLERCEPGLFLHFEMIPDRLPEPLRQIIAQFPDGVLQFEIGVQTFSDHVSSLISRVQDNDKLEDNFRFLRRETGVHLHADLIVGLPGESMECFAAGFDRLVQLDPQEIQIGILKRLKGTPIIRHDDEWQMVYSSQPPFEILSNRLIDFATMQRLRRFARYWDLVSNSGNFRYSRTLLWTHARSPFEAFCEFCDWLAGHEQRSSGIPLIRLAERLFDFLTTIRGLDSGAVAAAIWGDYVRGGRTDKPLFLRSFDLPPPHEITGPVSRLPRRQARHASPELSAPQRRS, encoded by the coding sequence TTGTGCGCCGATCGTGGCACCGGTGTCGTACCAGCGGCAAAGGACAGCGATGCTGCCGTGCGGTACGATCCCGGAATGTCCGAAATCGTCATCACGACCCTGAACGCTCGCTACCAGCACAGTTCCTTCGGGCTGCGTTACCTGCTGGCCAACATGGGGGACTTGCAATCGCGGACAACAATGCTGGAGTTCGGCATCGGCGACTTGACTGTCGACGTGCTTGATTCGCTGCTGGCCGGCGAACCACGAATCGTTGGCGTCGGCGTCTACATCTGGAATGTGGAACCGGTCACAAAGCTCGTTCGGGATCTGAAACGCCTGCGTCCGGACATCATCATCGTCGCGGGAGGTCCCGAAGTCAGCTACGAAATGGACGACCAGCCCATTGTCCGTGCCGCTGATTTTGTGATCACCGGTGAGGCGGATCTGGCGTTTCCGGAACTCTGCCGGCAACTGCTGACCGGCCGCCGCCCATTGCAAAAGATCATTGCCGCGCAGACTCCCGCGCTGACCGACGTGCAACTGCCATACGACCTGTACAGCGATGAAGACATCGCGAACCGAGTGATCTACGTCGAGGTGTCGCGCGGCTGCCCGTTCCGGTGTGAGTTCTGCCTGTCGGCGCTCGAGATTCCCGTGCGGCTGTTCGGCGTCGATGCCTTCCTTTCCGCAATGCAGACGCTGCTTGATCGCGGAGCACGGCGGTTCAAGTTTGTGGACCGAACGTTCAATCTGAATGTCCGAATCAGCCAGGCGATTCTGCAGTTCTTTCTGGAACGCTGCGAGCCGGGTCTGTTTCTTCATTTCGAAATGATCCCCGACCGGCTTCCGGAGCCGCTGCGACAAATCATTGCTCAGTTTCCCGACGGCGTGCTGCAGTTTGAAATCGGAGTCCAGACATTCAGCGATCACGTCAGCTCGCTGATCAGCCGAGTGCAGGACAACGACAAGCTGGAGGACAACTTTCGCTTTCTGCGGCGGGAAACCGGGGTTCATCTCCACGCGGATCTGATTGTCGGACTTCCCGGCGAATCCATGGAATGCTTCGCGGCCGGCTTTGACCGGCTGGTGCAGCTAGATCCACAGGAAATTCAGATTGGCATTCTGAAGCGGCTGAAGGGAACTCCCATCATCCGTCACGATGATGAATGGCAGATGGTTTACAGCAGCCAGCCGCCGTTCGAAATTCTCAGCAATCGCCTGATTGACTTCGCGACGATGCAGCGTCTGCGACGTTTCGCACGATACTGGGATTTGGTCTCGAACAGCGGAAACTTTCGGTACTCCAGAACGCTGTTGTGGACGCATGCCCGGTCACCGTTCGAAGCGTTTTGTGAATTCTGTGACTGGCTGGCGGGGCATGAGCAGCGGTCATCCGGCATCCCGCTGATCCGGCTGGCTGAGCGGCTGTTTGATTTTCTGACAACAATTCGCGGGCTCGACTCAGGAGCTGTCGCGGCTGCGATCTGGGGCGACTACGTGCGCGGCGGAAGGACCGACAAGCCGCTGTTTCTGCGATCGTTTGACCTTCCGCCGCCGCATGAAATCACGGGACCCGTGAGCCGACTTCCCCGGCGACAGGCTCGACACGCGTCACCGGAACTTTCCGCACCGCAGCGCCGGTCGTGA
- a CDS encoding PQQ-binding-like beta-propeller repeat protein, with protein MIAGRVAGSIARCLHRTAITAAVFALAGWTVPGWNVALAADWARFRGPNGTGIAADDQATPVEWSPDQGVKWKAELPGPGVSSPIVVGDRVFVTCYSGYGLDRENPGEIRDLKRHLVCVDVASGNVLWDKTVDVVLPEDPYSGIGVPAHGYASHTPASDGERVYAFFGKSGVVAFDMDGNQLWQTNVGSESDSNAWGSSSSPIVYGNLVIVTAAAESRALVGLDGATGKEVWKQEAESLDNMWGTPALVELQDGRTDLVLLIPFEMWGLNPDNGKLRWYAEATGAQQANASVVVDDDSDVLYAVTSRNGGSVALKAGGKGDVTATQTVWSETDTGSFPSPVLYEGRLYSIANGTISVIDAESGTRLSQTRLAGGTSPPGGEGRGGGGGRGGRGGGRGGFGGRMDYPSPVIADGKLYYLKGDGEMHVFRPGDEPESLAVNKVTEDSESFGGTPAISNGRIFLRSDKHLYCVAKE; from the coding sequence ATGATTGCTGGACGAGTTGCTGGATCAATTGCCCGCTGCCTTCATCGAACGGCCATCACTGCGGCTGTGTTCGCACTGGCCGGCTGGACTGTGCCCGGCTGGAACGTGGCCCTGGCTGCCGACTGGGCGCGGTTCCGAGGTCCGAACGGGACCGGAATCGCCGCGGACGACCAGGCGACTCCCGTTGAGTGGAGTCCCGATCAGGGTGTCAAATGGAAGGCGGAACTTCCCGGCCCTGGAGTTTCCAGCCCGATTGTCGTCGGCGATCGAGTCTTCGTGACGTGTTACTCCGGCTACGGACTTGACCGCGAGAATCCCGGTGAAATCAGGGATCTGAAACGCCACCTGGTCTGCGTTGATGTCGCGTCGGGAAACGTGCTGTGGGACAAGACCGTCGACGTTGTTCTTCCTGAAGATCCGTATTCCGGAATCGGCGTGCCTGCTCACGGCTACGCGTCACACACGCCGGCTTCGGATGGCGAACGAGTGTACGCGTTCTTCGGAAAGTCGGGGGTCGTCGCCTTCGACATGGATGGCAATCAATTGTGGCAGACGAACGTGGGTTCTGAGTCCGACTCAAACGCATGGGGTTCGTCGTCCAGTCCCATTGTGTACGGAAACCTGGTGATCGTGACGGCCGCGGCGGAAAGTCGGGCGCTGGTGGGGCTGGACGGCGCCACCGGAAAGGAAGTCTGGAAGCAGGAAGCGGAGTCGCTGGACAACATGTGGGGAACTCCCGCGTTGGTGGAACTTCAGGACGGGCGAACCGATCTTGTGCTGCTGATTCCCTTCGAAATGTGGGGCCTGAATCCGGACAACGGCAAGCTGCGCTGGTACGCCGAAGCGACCGGTGCTCAACAGGCGAATGCCAGCGTTGTTGTGGACGACGACTCCGATGTGCTGTACGCGGTCACGAGTCGCAACGGAGGTTCCGTCGCGCTGAAGGCGGGCGGCAAGGGCGATGTTACGGCGACGCAGACCGTGTGGTCGGAAACCGACACCGGCAGTTTTCCGTCGCCCGTCTTGTACGAAGGTCGCCTGTATTCGATCGCCAACGGAACCATCAGCGTCATCGACGCAGAATCCGGTACCCGCCTGTCACAGACACGCCTTGCCGGCGGGACATCTCCGCCCGGCGGTGAAGGTCGCGGCGGCGGCGGCGGACGCGGGGGCCGTGGCGGCGGACGCGGCGGTTTTGGCGGACGAATGGATTATCCGTCACCCGTTATCGCCGACGGAAAGCTGTACTACCTGAAAGGCGACGGCGAGATGCACGTGTTTCGACCTGGTGATGAACCCGAATCACTTGCCGTGAACAAAGTCACTGAAGATTCCGAATCCTTCGGTGGAACTCCCGCCATCAGCAACGGAAGGATCTTTCTGCGATCCGACAAGCACCTTTACTGCGTTGCGAAGGAATAG
- a CDS encoding Nramp family divalent metal transporter codes for MTESAETPGLDRRQSGDIVEPPTSLWAIVRQIGPGLIIAANIVGSGELIMTTKTGAQAGIALLWLILIGCLVKVFVQLELGRFTISHGETTLSALSRVPGPRLKRVNWVVLLWAIMMLTTVGQLGGIVGGVGQAMALTFPFTGDYRDAVRIPAETDIQAYAKFVSGGADSEVSPEQAQRDAKRMAWIKRDLDALGDHGTVLLNMAIEGQPLVDEKGNSLTELNTIDQKIWVIVIGFLTAWLLFVGRYRLIERFAVVLVVSFTVITMGNVISLQQTDQYALSGEYIMRGLMFGLPEGKHALLTALATFGIIGVGATELISYPYWCLEKGYARSAGPRESNDAWLKRAVGWYRVMKFDAFASMVIYTIATAAFFLMGVAVLHSEGRDPEKNRLVSTLAESYVPVFGEYARWLFLFGAIAVLYSTYLVANASNARMVADFIGVLGLSTSDADSTERRRLVTIWSVILPLACVVVFLTYEAPVLLIATAGMAQAVMLPVIGISSIYFRYRETDVRLRPGVVWDTLLITSCLALLIAGTWGLYEAWQKLAPAAPAAAAQTASATDTSPVTAAPK; via the coding sequence ATGACTGAATCCGCTGAGACTCCCGGACTTGACCGTCGCCAGTCCGGAGACATTGTCGAACCGCCGACGTCGCTGTGGGCTATCGTGCGGCAAATCGGGCCGGGGCTGATCATCGCCGCAAATATCGTCGGGTCCGGTGAACTGATCATGACCACCAAGACCGGAGCACAGGCCGGGATCGCTCTGTTGTGGCTGATTCTGATCGGCTGCCTGGTCAAGGTCTTTGTGCAACTGGAACTTGGCCGCTTTACGATCAGTCACGGCGAAACCACTCTGTCCGCGCTGTCCCGCGTGCCGGGGCCGCGGCTGAAACGTGTGAACTGGGTTGTCCTGCTGTGGGCCATCATGATGCTGACCACGGTTGGTCAGCTCGGCGGCATTGTCGGCGGAGTCGGACAGGCGATGGCGCTGACCTTTCCCTTCACCGGCGACTACCGCGACGCTGTCCGAATCCCGGCGGAAACGGATATTCAGGCCTACGCAAAGTTCGTTTCAGGCGGTGCAGACAGCGAAGTTTCCCCGGAACAGGCGCAGCGGGATGCCAAGCGTATGGCCTGGATCAAGCGGGACCTCGACGCTTTGGGAGATCACGGGACGGTCCTGCTGAACATGGCCATCGAGGGGCAGCCTTTGGTCGATGAAAAAGGAAACAGTCTGACGGAACTGAACACGATCGATCAGAAGATCTGGGTGATCGTCATCGGATTTCTCACGGCGTGGCTGTTGTTCGTCGGGAGATACCGCCTGATTGAACGCTTCGCCGTGGTGCTGGTGGTTTCGTTCACGGTGATCACGATGGGCAACGTCATTTCTCTGCAGCAGACGGATCAGTACGCACTGTCGGGCGAGTACATTATGCGCGGGCTGATGTTCGGATTGCCGGAAGGCAAGCATGCGCTGCTGACGGCTCTGGCGACGTTTGGAATCATCGGCGTCGGCGCGACGGAGCTGATCAGCTATCCGTACTGGTGTCTGGAAAAGGGCTACGCTCGATCAGCCGGTCCGCGCGAATCGAATGACGCATGGCTGAAACGAGCCGTCGGCTGGTATCGCGTCATGAAGTTTGATGCGTTCGCGTCGATGGTCATTTACACGATCGCCACAGCCGCCTTCTTCCTGATGGGCGTGGCTGTGCTGCATTCGGAAGGCCGTGATCCCGAAAAGAACCGACTGGTCAGCACGCTGGCGGAAAGCTACGTGCCGGTGTTCGGCGAATACGCGCGCTGGCTGTTTCTATTCGGTGCCATCGCCGTGCTGTATTCAACGTATCTGGTTGCCAATGCCAGCAACGCCCGCATGGTCGCCGACTTCATCGGCGTTCTGGGCCTGAGCACCAGCGACGCTGATTCCACCGAACGGCGACGACTGGTCACAATCTGGTCGGTCATCCTGCCGCTGGCATGTGTCGTTGTGTTTCTGACATACGAAGCTCCCGTTCTGCTGATCGCCACCGCCGGAATGGCGCAGGCTGTAATGCTGCCCGTGATCGGAATCAGTTCCATCTACTTCCGTTATCGCGAAACGGATGTCCGGCTGCGGCCCGGAGTCGTGTGGGATACGTTGCTGATTACGTCCTGCCTCGCACTGCTGATTGCGGGAACATGGGGCCTGTACGAGGCCTGGCAGAAACTGGCTCCGGCAGCGCCCGCAGCCGCGGCTCAGACGGCATCGGCGACGGATACTTCACCGGTGACCGCGGCGCCGAAGTAA
- the lepA gene encoding translation elongation factor 4: MDPRFIRNFSIVAHIDHGKSTLADQLLLKSGTITERQFREQILDDLEIERDRGITVKARSVTINYTYKGQKYELNLIDTPGHVDFHYEVSRSLAACEGALLLVDAFQGVQAQTVANAYAAIEANLEIVIVVNKIDLPVVRIEEVLEEVETILGLDASDALRVSARTGKNVEDVFAAIIERMPAPSGVRDAPLKALVFDAKYDNYRGVITYVRVVEGCVRKGDMIRFMREKLNHEVLEIGQFRPGLTPCSELGPGQVGYILTGIKDLSHVTVGDTVTLLGNPAQKALPGYQKPKQMVFCGMYPIDATDFENLREELQKLSLNDSSFSFQPETSDALGFGFRCGFLGMLHMEIIQQRLEGEQDMDLIQTAPNVTYEIKKRTGEVITIDNPQEVPDAGVIDEFREPIARVGFIVPSENVGAIMQLCQDRRGVYKNTEFLGPQRAQIIYELPLSEIVYDMYDKLKSVTRGYGTMDYEIIRFDPADLVKMDILVKGVKVDALSTIVHRSTAERRGRALVKRLKKEISKHQFEIALQAAIGTRVIARETISALRKNVTAKCYGGDITRKRKLLEKQKEGKKRMKQFGQVEIPQKAFLSVLESTRED; encoded by the coding sequence ATGGATCCCAGGTTCATCCGCAATTTCAGCATTGTGGCGCATATCGACCACGGCAAAAGCACGCTCGCCGACCAGTTGCTGCTGAAAAGCGGCACCATCACCGAACGCCAGTTTCGGGAGCAGATCCTGGACGACCTGGAAATCGAACGCGATCGCGGCATCACCGTCAAGGCGCGGTCGGTGACGATCAACTACACGTACAAGGGCCAGAAGTACGAACTGAACCTGATCGACACGCCGGGGCACGTGGATTTTCACTACGAAGTCAGCCGCAGTCTGGCGGCCTGCGAAGGAGCGCTGCTGCTGGTCGACGCGTTTCAGGGAGTGCAGGCGCAGACTGTCGCCAACGCGTACGCTGCCATTGAAGCGAATCTGGAAATCGTGATCGTCGTCAACAAGATCGATCTTCCGGTTGTGCGCATCGAAGAGGTGCTGGAAGAAGTCGAAACGATCCTTGGCCTGGACGCTTCCGACGCGCTGCGAGTCAGTGCCAGGACCGGGAAGAACGTGGAAGATGTGTTCGCGGCGATCATCGAACGCATGCCCGCTCCGTCCGGCGTCCGGGATGCTCCGCTGAAGGCACTGGTGTTCGACGCCAAGTACGACAACTACCGCGGCGTGATCACGTACGTTCGAGTCGTCGAGGGCTGCGTTCGCAAAGGCGACATGATTCGCTTCATGAGAGAAAAGCTGAATCACGAAGTTCTGGAAATCGGCCAGTTTCGTCCGGGACTGACGCCCTGCAGCGAACTGGGGCCCGGACAGGTTGGCTACATTCTGACGGGCATTAAAGACCTGAGCCATGTCACGGTCGGCGACACGGTGACGTTGCTTGGCAATCCCGCCCAGAAAGCTCTGCCGGGTTACCAAAAGCCGAAGCAGATGGTGTTCTGCGGCATGTATCCCATCGACGCGACGGACTTCGAAAACCTTCGCGAAGAACTGCAGAAACTTTCCCTGAACGATTCCAGCTTTTCCTTCCAGCCCGAAACCAGCGACGCTCTGGGCTTCGGTTTTCGCTGCGGCTTCCTGGGGATGCTGCACATGGAAATCATCCAGCAGCGGCTGGAAGGTGAGCAGGACATGGACCTGATCCAGACCGCTCCCAACGTCACGTACGAAATCAAGAAGCGAACCGGCGAAGTCATCACCATCGACAATCCTCAGGAAGTGCCGGACGCCGGCGTGATCGACGAATTCCGCGAACCGATTGCGCGGGTCGGGTTCATTGTGCCCTCCGAAAACGTCGGCGCGATCATGCAGTTGTGCCAGGACCGCCGCGGTGTCTACAAGAACACCGAATTCCTTGGCCCGCAGCGGGCTCAGATCATCTACGAGCTGCCGCTCAGCGAAATCGTCTACGACATGTACGACAAGCTCAAAAGCGTGACTCGCGGTTACGGCACGATGGATTATGAGATCATCCGTTTCGATCCGGCCGACCTGGTCAAGATGGATATCCTTGTCAAGGGCGTGAAAGTCGACGCGCTGTCGACGATCGTCCATCGCTCGACGGCCGAACGCCGCGGTCGGGCGCTGGTGAAGCGACTGAAGAAGGAAATCTCCAAGCACCAGTTCGAAATCGCCCTGCAGGCCGCCATCGGCACGCGAGTGATCGCCCGCGAAACAATTTCCGCGCTGCGGAAGAACGTGACGGCGAAGTGCTACGGCGGCGACATCACCAGAAAACGCAAGTTGCTGGAGAAACAGAAGGAAGGCAAGAAGCGGATGAAGCAGTTCGGCCAGGTCGAAATCCCGCAGAAAGCCTTCCTGTCCGTGCTGGAATCCACGCGGGAAGATTAG
- a CDS encoding alpha/beta hydrolase has product MKWNSEVFKSARVRLGALFIALAGLGFRYAESWLFDPPEVVQGDAIFGDHWSGIRTSTSVARQQVDPQHSRWRIAVATNRSFGRNHSIVPAGVTRISGQIQNMLQTIPETAFGFGDVTVPLNRARGAFVLDSAEPGHLTLNAVRMTDSGTFYDGVKQMLEASQVPEIMVFVHGFNVTLEQATARAAQLAEDMPFHGVVIVFSWPSAAEKTGYGTDAAVAERYFWNLAEVLAELRGRLSEETRLHLLAHSMGNRVTLRALNALAGNIGPHGEELVLKPANMREQFPAWGTWSTERITSPALASLVLAAPDVEAHRFEHFASSIRHVTRTMVLYASDSDMALEGSLHFNGEGHRAGDSRARVRVDGMKVIHVSGVNRLDPLGHSYYGSNPGVLDQLARLLRPVKVPETVSAAVRLAGTESPAGAVQQ; this is encoded by the coding sequence ATGAAATGGAATTCGGAAGTCTTCAAATCGGCACGGGTACGCTTGGGAGCGCTGTTCATCGCGCTGGCGGGACTCGGGTTTCGATACGCGGAAAGCTGGCTGTTCGACCCGCCTGAAGTTGTGCAGGGCGATGCGATCTTCGGCGACCACTGGTCCGGCATTCGAACATCAACCTCCGTGGCTCGGCAGCAGGTTGATCCGCAGCACAGCCGTTGGCGAATTGCCGTTGCCACGAATCGCAGCTTCGGACGGAACCATTCCATCGTTCCCGCGGGAGTGACGCGCATCAGCGGTCAGATTCAGAACATGCTGCAGACGATTCCTGAAACCGCTTTCGGTTTTGGTGATGTCACGGTGCCGCTGAACCGCGCGCGAGGAGCCTTCGTGCTGGATTCGGCGGAGCCAGGTCATTTGACGCTGAATGCCGTGCGGATGACGGATTCCGGTACGTTTTACGACGGTGTGAAGCAGATGCTGGAAGCGTCGCAGGTTCCGGAAATCATGGTATTTGTGCATGGCTTCAACGTGACGCTCGAACAGGCCACCGCCCGAGCTGCTCAACTGGCCGAAGACATGCCGTTTCACGGCGTGGTCATCGTATTTAGCTGGCCTTCGGCTGCGGAAAAAACGGGTTATGGCACTGACGCCGCCGTGGCCGAACGATACTTCTGGAATCTGGCGGAAGTGCTGGCGGAACTGCGTGGCCGGCTTTCCGAAGAAACTCGGCTGCACCTGCTGGCTCACAGCATGGGGAACCGCGTGACGCTGCGAGCCCTGAATGCTCTGGCCGGCAACATCGGACCTCACGGTGAAGAGCTGGTCCTGAAGCCGGCAAACATGCGCGAGCAGTTTCCTGCCTGGGGGACGTGGTCAACCGAACGAATCACCTCGCCCGCACTTGCGAGTCTGGTTCTGGCGGCCCCGGACGTTGAGGCTCACCGCTTCGAACACTTCGCTTCGTCAATTCGTCACGTTACGCGGACGATGGTGCTGTACGCGTCGGACTCTGACATGGCCCTGGAAGGATCGCTGCATTTCAACGGCGAAGGGCACCGCGCCGGCGACTCACGGGCTCGCGTGCGAGTCGACGGGATGAAGGTCATTCATGTGTCCGGAGTCAATCGACTGGACCCGTTGGGGCATTCCTACTACGGCAGCAATCCGGGTGTCCTGGACCAGCTGGCTCGGCTGCTGCGTCCGGTGAAGGTTCCGGAAACGGTCTCGGCAGCCGTCAGACTTGCCGGAACGGAGTCGCCGGCAGGCGCCGTTCAGCAGTGA